The following coding sequences lie in one Flavobacterium cyclinae genomic window:
- the rsmG gene encoding 16S rRNA (guanine(527)-N(7))-methyltransferase RsmG encodes MEEILKQFPDLSENQIFQFQKLQDLYEDWNAKINVISRKDIDELYTRHVLHSLGIAKIMEFRPGSKIMDVGTGGGFPGIPLAILFPEVDFYLIDVIAKKIRVVNEVAAGLGLKNVKAEQKRAELVKQEFDFIVSRAVTNMPDFVKWVDDKVTKKQNHELANGILYLKGGDLTEELAAFPKATQYNLSDFFSDEFFETKKVVHLPLKYKK; translated from the coding sequence ATGGAAGAAATTTTAAAGCAATTTCCTGATTTGTCTGAAAATCAAATATTTCAGTTTCAAAAATTGCAAGATTTATACGAAGATTGGAATGCCAAAATTAATGTAATTTCACGAAAAGATATTGACGAATTATATACACGTCACGTTTTGCATTCGTTAGGGATTGCAAAAATTATGGAATTCCGTCCAGGTTCTAAAATTATGGATGTGGGAACAGGTGGTGGTTTTCCTGGAATTCCATTGGCAATTTTATTTCCAGAAGTTGATTTTTATTTGATTGATGTTATTGCGAAAAAAATCCGTGTAGTGAATGAAGTAGCCGCAGGTTTAGGATTAAAAAACGTAAAAGCCGAACAAAAACGTGCCGAATTAGTGAAACAAGAATTTGATTTCATTGTAAGTCGTGCCGTAACCAATATGCCTGATTTTGTTAAATGGGTTGATGATAAAGTAACTAAAAAGCAAAATCACGAATTAGCTAACGGAATTTTATATTTAAAAGGCGGCGATTTAACCGAAGAATTGGCAGCTTTTCCAAAAGCAACTCAATACAATTTATCCGATTTCTTTTCAGATGAGTTTTTTGAGACTAAAAAAGTGGTGCATTTGCCGTTGAAGTATAAAAAATAG
- a CDS encoding endonuclease/exonuclease/phosphatase family protein, translating to MRIVTWNCNGAFRNKFENILNFKADLYIIQECEDPAETNHKNYQEWAKNYVWIGDTKNKGIGIFASPDIELEKLNWSNKFKDHTVKHFLPCKINNDFVILGVWTHKNNSPNFGYIGQLWKYIQVNKDKLNKTIIAGDFNSSVIWDEWDRWWNHSDVVNELNEIGIESFYHKFTGEQQGKETNPTLYFQRKTTRPYHIDYIFGTHHFYDKIKKIEIGKANKWLTISDHMPIYCEF from the coding sequence TTGAGAATTGTAACTTGGAACTGCAATGGTGCGTTTAGAAATAAGTTTGAAAATATCTTAAACTTTAAGGCAGATTTGTATATTATCCAAGAATGTGAAGATCCAGCAGAGACCAATCATAAAAACTATCAAGAATGGGCCAAGAATTATGTTTGGATTGGAGACACCAAAAACAAAGGAATCGGAATTTTTGCAAGTCCTGATATTGAATTAGAAAAATTAAATTGGTCTAATAAATTTAAGGATCATACCGTAAAGCATTTTTTACCTTGTAAAATAAACAACGATTTTGTCATTTTAGGAGTATGGACTCATAAAAATAACTCACCCAATTTTGGATATATTGGTCAGTTATGGAAATACATCCAAGTTAATAAAGATAAATTAAATAAAACAATAATTGCTGGAGATTTTAATAGTAGTGTAATTTGGGATGAATGGGACAGATGGTGGAATCATTCAGATGTAGTTAACGAATTAAATGAAATTGGAATTGAAAGTTTTTATCACAAATTTACAGGAGAACAACAAGGAAAAGAAACAAATCCAACTTTATATTTTCAAAGAAAAACAACTAGACCATATCATATTGACTATATTTTTGGAACACATCATTTCTATGATAAAATAAAAAAAATTGAAATTGGCAAAGCAAATAAATGGCTTACTATTAGTGACCACATGCCTATATATTGCGAATTTTAA
- the pruA gene encoding L-glutamate gamma-semialdehyde dehydrogenase — translation MLKGFFNVPKAVNEPVKSYAPGSPERAKVAETYKAMWNAQVEVPLYIGSEEIKTGNTKKMSAPHDHQHIVGVYHQADRALVEKAITEALEARKKWAALSWENRASIFLKAAELLAGPYRAKINAATMIAQSKTIHQAEIDSACELIDFLRYNVEFMTKIYADQPASTSDMWNRVEYRPLEGFVYAITPFNFTAIAGNLPSSAALMGNVVVWKPAATQVYSANVIMQVFKEAGLPDGVINMVMGDSGMVSDVVLSSPHLAGVHFTGSTGVFNDIWKTIGNNIATYKTYPRIVGETGGKDFIIAHPSANAKQVATGISRGAFEFQGQKCSAASRVYIPQSLWPAVKSNLEADLASMKMGSPEDMSNFITAVISEASFDKLARYIDQAKNDSDAEVIMGGNYDKSKGYFIEPTVILTTNPKYTTMETELFGPVVTIYVYEDAKWSETLKLVDETSEYALTGAVFSQCRYAVEEATVALQNAAGNFYINDKPTGAVVGMQPFGGARGSGTNDKAGSAQNLLRWASVRTIKETFVTPEDYKYPFLG, via the coding sequence ATGTTAAAAGGATTTTTTAATGTCCCTAAAGCGGTTAATGAACCGGTAAAATCTTATGCTCCAGGTTCGCCTGAACGAGCAAAAGTTGCAGAAACATACAAAGCCATGTGGAATGCTCAAGTTGAAGTTCCATTATATATAGGTAGCGAAGAAATCAAAACTGGAAACACAAAAAAAATGTCAGCACCTCATGACCACCAACACATTGTAGGTGTTTATCATCAAGCTGATAGAGCCTTAGTAGAAAAAGCCATTACCGAAGCATTAGAAGCTCGTAAAAAATGGGCAGCTTTATCTTGGGAAAATCGTGCTAGTATCTTCTTAAAAGCAGCTGAATTATTAGCGGGTCCATACCGCGCTAAAATCAATGCAGCGACTATGATTGCACAATCAAAAACAATTCACCAAGCCGAAATTGACTCTGCTTGTGAATTAATTGACTTCTTACGTTACAACGTAGAATTCATGACAAAAATTTACGCAGACCAACCAGCCTCTACTTCAGACATGTGGAACCGTGTTGAATACAGACCATTAGAAGGTTTTGTATATGCTATTACTCCTTTTAACTTTACCGCTATTGCAGGAAACTTACCTTCAAGTGCTGCATTAATGGGAAATGTGGTAGTTTGGAAACCAGCAGCAACTCAAGTATATTCTGCTAATGTGATTATGCAAGTTTTCAAAGAAGCAGGTTTACCAGACGGTGTTATCAATATGGTAATGGGTGATTCTGGAATGGTTTCTGACGTAGTTTTATCAAGTCCACATTTAGCAGGAGTTCACTTTACAGGTTCGACTGGTGTTTTCAATGACATTTGGAAAACTATCGGAAATAACATTGCAACTTACAAAACCTATCCAAGAATCGTTGGAGAAACTGGTGGAAAAGATTTCATCATTGCACATCCATCAGCTAATGCAAAACAAGTAGCAACCGGAATTTCTCGTGGTGCTTTTGAATTCCAAGGACAAAAATGTAGTGCAGCTTCACGTGTTTACATTCCACAAAGTTTATGGCCAGCGGTTAAGTCTAATTTAGAAGCAGATTTAGCTTCAATGAAAATGGGTTCTCCAGAAGATATGAGTAATTTCATTACAGCAGTTATTTCAGAAGCTTCATTTGACAAATTAGCACGTTACATTGATCAAGCTAAAAACGATAGCGATGCAGAAGTTATCATGGGTGGAAATTATGACAAATCAAAAGGGTATTTCATTGAACCAACAGTTATCTTAACTACAAATCCAAAATATACTACTATGGAAACCGAATTATTCGGACCAGTAGTTACGATTTATGTTTATGAAGATGCTAAATGGTCTGAAACATTAAAATTAGTTGACGAAACTTCAGAATACGCTTTAACTGGTGCGGTATTTAGCCAATGTCGTTATGCGGTAGAAGAAGCTACAGTTGCGTTACAAAATGCAGCAGGAAACTTCTATATCAACGACAAACCAACAGGTGCTGTTGTAGGAATGCAACCATTTGGAGGAGCAAGAGGTTCTGGAACTAACGATAAAGCTGGTTCAGCACAAAACTTATTGCGTTGGGCTTCTGTTAGAACAATTAAAGAAACTTTCGTAACACCAGAAGATTATAAATATCCGTTTTTAGGATAA
- the apaG gene encoding Co2+/Mg2+ efflux protein ApaG: protein MVSQITRGIKISVLTSFEGTYFKNYKIHFAFSYHVTIENQSKDSVQLTTRHWEIYDALNNLEVVDGEGVIGKKPVIKPGESYTYSSGCLLSSPIGAMKGYFNMVNFTSTRSFRVIIPTFKLSAPFAIN, encoded by the coding sequence ATGGTAAGTCAAATTACAAGAGGCATAAAAATTTCAGTATTAACTAGTTTTGAAGGAACTTACTTCAAGAACTACAAAATTCATTTTGCCTTCTCCTATCATGTTACCATAGAAAACCAAAGTAAAGATTCGGTTCAATTAACCACACGTCATTGGGAAATATACGATGCCCTTAACAATTTAGAAGTTGTAGATGGCGAAGGTGTAATTGGTAAAAAACCTGTTATTAAGCCTGGCGAAAGTTACACCTATTCTTCTGGATGTTTACTTTCTTCTCCTATTGGTGCCATGAAAGGCTACTTCAATATGGTTAACTTTACCTCAACTAGAAGTTTTAGAGTTATTATTCCCACTTTTAAACTTAGCGCTCCTTTTGCTATTAACTAA
- a CDS encoding DUF3667 domain-containing protein: MGRKDLKYRGSCCLNCETPLDKSEKFCHQCGQLNSTKKLTIKDFIEEFFANFYAYDSRLRNSLLSIFSKPGVLALKYNEGKRHTYANPFRLFLSVSILLFITFNFTEGDENTSPNNVQQKQTEDQIIEQIKKDTAASQLVNSNKKIIDKLSKKEIEYSRDSIYNKEFINKNISSGLRPIIYKALSFRNFHRKYPKKSTNEALSELGYENNLLNTTFFNKSKLFKSNEIEDEFLDYFYQKLPFFIFLSLPILTLMFWLVFYSRKINYTEHLVFTYTFFTFIFICLMILNIISLVSETLASFFEGISFAFLFPIYLYKSLRNFYQQSRWITILKFLILNPLFFLLLGICIVIMMFIGIILF; this comes from the coding sequence ATGGGAAGAAAAGACTTAAAATATAGAGGTTCTTGTTGTCTAAATTGCGAAACCCCATTAGATAAAAGCGAAAAATTTTGTCATCAATGTGGGCAATTAAATTCAACCAAAAAACTAACAATTAAAGATTTCATTGAAGAGTTTTTTGCAAATTTTTATGCGTACGATTCTCGATTACGAAATTCGTTACTCTCTATTTTTTCAAAACCTGGTGTTTTAGCCTTGAAATATAACGAAGGAAAACGTCACACCTATGCAAATCCATTTCGTTTATTTTTAAGCGTATCTATTTTATTGTTTATCACCTTTAATTTTACAGAAGGAGATGAAAATACTTCACCTAATAATGTACAACAAAAACAAACAGAAGATCAAATTATTGAACAAATAAAGAAAGATACTGCCGCTTCCCAATTAGTAAATTCTAACAAAAAAATTATTGATAAGTTATCTAAAAAAGAAATTGAATACAGTAGAGATTCCATTTACAACAAAGAATTTATCAATAAGAATATATCATCTGGATTAAGACCTATTATTTATAAGGCTTTGTCTTTTAGAAATTTCCACAGAAAATATCCAAAAAAATCTACCAATGAAGCTTTATCAGAGTTAGGATACGAGAATAACCTGCTAAATACTACTTTTTTTAACAAATCAAAACTCTTTAAATCAAATGAAATTGAAGATGAATTTTTAGATTATTTTTATCAAAAACTACCATTTTTCATATTTTTATCATTGCCTATTCTAACCTTAATGTTTTGGTTGGTTTTCTATTCAAGAAAAATCAATTACACAGAACATTTAGTCTTTACTTATACTTTTTTTACATTTATTTTCATTTGCTTAATGATATTGAACATCATTTCTTTAGTAAGCGAAACATTAGCTTCCTTTTTTGAAGGAATATCATTTGCATTCCTATTTCCAATTTATCTCTATAAATCTTTAAGAAATTTTTATCAACAAAGCCGTTGGATTACAATTCTAAAATTCTTAATTTTGAATCCGTTATTCTTTTTATTATTAGGTATTTGTATTGTAATAATGATGTTTATAGGAATAATTTTATTTTAA
- a CDS encoding type IX secretion system plug protein yields MNKFLSIFGLLISFVSFSQSNVEIDPPFNIKTISFTVNNNNVIPFFRLGESFELSFDDLYGDEADYYYTITQYNYDWSSPSNLAKVEYLNGVDNQRIITYENSFNTLQLYSHYRQVFPNRFNQITKSGNYLISILNDEGEVVFTRKIVIYEEQVSIGLLIRRARDFDSINEKQNIEMTINYGDRILQNPIENVKVTLFQNGNWKTSISNIKPQFTLGSELVYRYNKETQFWAGNEAYSIDNKIIRATNNTVARVTSGDNIYNTYLYVNTPRKNQPYTYFPDINGNFFIQNANATNSNIESDYSWVYFALNTPKMLDKNIYIVGMFNNYALSDEYKMEFNSKSGFYEKAILLKQGFTNFQYVIADASGKIDNQNAIDGNFFQTENNYTAIVYYRGNNDRYDRVIGIANTNSEVIKN; encoded by the coding sequence ATGAATAAATTTCTATCCATATTTGGCCTGCTAATTTCATTTGTATCATTCTCACAATCAAATGTTGAAATTGATCCGCCTTTTAATATTAAAACGATATCTTTCACAGTAAACAACAATAATGTTATTCCTTTTTTTAGATTAGGCGAATCTTTTGAATTGAGTTTTGATGATTTGTATGGAGATGAAGCGGATTACTATTACACCATAACCCAATACAATTACGATTGGTCTTCTCCATCCAACTTGGCAAAAGTAGAATATCTTAATGGTGTAGATAATCAAAGAATAATTACGTATGAAAATTCATTTAATACGTTACAACTATATTCGCACTACAGACAAGTTTTTCCCAATCGTTTTAATCAAATTACAAAAAGTGGTAATTACTTGATTTCTATACTAAATGACGAAGGCGAAGTTGTATTTACAAGAAAAATTGTAATTTATGAAGAACAAGTTTCAATTGGACTTTTGATTAGAAGAGCCAGAGACTTTGATAGTATAAATGAGAAACAAAATATTGAAATGACCATTAACTATGGTGATCGAATTTTACAAAATCCGATTGAAAATGTTAAAGTAACTCTTTTTCAAAATGGAAATTGGAAAACCAGCATTTCTAATATCAAACCTCAATTCACACTTGGAAGCGAATTAGTATATAGATACAATAAAGAAACACAGTTTTGGGCAGGAAACGAAGCTTACAGTATAGACAATAAAATAATAAGAGCTACAAATAATACGGTTGCTAGAGTAACATCAGGTGATAATATTTACAATACCTATCTTTATGTAAATACACCTAGAAAAAACCAACCTTATACTTATTTTCCCGATATTAATGGGAATTTCTTTATTCAGAATGCAAATGCAACAAATTCTAATATTGAATCAGATTACTCGTGGGTTTATTTTGCTTTAAACACCCCAAAAATGTTAGACAAAAACATCTATATAGTAGGTATGTTTAACAACTATGCTTTAAGTGATGAATACAAAATGGAATTTAATAGTAAATCGGGGTTTTATGAAAAAGCAATTTTATTAAAACAAGGATTTACAAACTTTCAATATGTAATTGCAGATGCATCAGGCAAAATAGATAACCAAAATGCCATTGATGGGAATTTTTTCCAAACCGAAAACAATTATACAGCTATAGTATATTACAGAGGCAACAATGATAGATACGACAGAGTTATTGGAATTGCAAACACAAATAGCGAAGTTATCAAAAATTAA
- a CDS encoding Na(+)-translocating NADH-quinone reductase subunit A: protein MSKDIRIKKGLDLKLKGEAAHKVAEVTRSKVYAVKPSDFHGVTPKMVVKEGDNVKAGEVIFYSKADEKVKFVAPVSGKIQEIKRGEKRVILEILIAADSQDVFVEHSKKNPNDLSTEEVKAHLLASGCWPFINQRPYDVIANSADTPKAIFISAYATAPLEADVEFVLESKMEAFKVGIEALTKLTSGKVHLSLKGKGKSIFSEVKGVALHKVYGPHPAGNVGVQIEKIDPICAGERVWTVAPQDVAIIGELFLTGKLNLTRTIALAGSEVKEPQYYNVVAGASIADVVANNINGDNVRIISGNVLTGKKVTSNGFLGFYSNVVTVIPEGNTYRMFGWMPFASPSIHSASRTGLSWLMPGKKYAPNTNLNGEERALVVTGEMESVMPMDIYPMQLLKACLASDIDKMESLGIYEVAPEDFALIDYTNTSKLEAQEIIRGALDLMIKEVG, encoded by the coding sequence ATGTCAAAAGACATTCGAATTAAAAAAGGTTTAGACCTTAAGTTGAAGGGTGAAGCGGCTCACAAAGTAGCTGAAGTAACTCGCTCGAAAGTCTATGCTGTTAAGCCTTCAGACTTCCATGGAGTAACTCCAAAGATGGTTGTAAAAGAGGGAGATAACGTTAAAGCAGGAGAAGTAATTTTCTATTCTAAAGCAGATGAGAAAGTGAAATTCGTTGCTCCTGTAAGCGGAAAAATTCAAGAAATCAAACGTGGTGAAAAGAGAGTTATTTTAGAGATTCTTATTGCGGCTGATTCACAAGATGTTTTCGTAGAGCATAGCAAGAAAAATCCTAATGATTTATCAACAGAAGAAGTAAAAGCTCATTTGTTAGCTTCTGGATGTTGGCCATTTATCAATCAACGTCCTTACGATGTGATTGCTAACTCAGCTGATACTCCAAAAGCTATTTTTATTTCAGCTTATGCAACAGCTCCTCTTGAAGCTGATGTGGAGTTTGTTTTAGAAAGTAAAATGGAAGCGTTCAAAGTTGGTATTGAAGCTTTAACCAAATTGACTTCTGGTAAAGTTCATTTATCTTTAAAAGGTAAAGGTAAATCGATTTTTAGTGAGGTTAAAGGTGTTGCGTTACATAAAGTTTATGGTCCTCACCCAGCAGGTAATGTAGGGGTTCAAATTGAAAAAATTGACCCTATTTGTGCTGGTGAAAGAGTTTGGACTGTTGCGCCACAAGATGTAGCTATCATTGGAGAATTATTCTTGACAGGTAAATTGAATTTAACAAGAACCATAGCTTTAGCAGGATCAGAAGTTAAAGAGCCTCAATATTATAATGTTGTTGCTGGTGCTTCAATAGCTGATGTGGTTGCTAATAATATAAACGGAGATAATGTTAGAATTATTTCTGGTAATGTATTAACAGGTAAAAAAGTAACATCTAATGGATTTTTAGGTTTCTACAGTAATGTAGTTACTGTTATTCCAGAAGGTAATACTTACAGAATGTTTGGTTGGATGCCATTTGCATCACCAAGTATTCATAGTGCATCAAGAACAGGATTGTCTTGGTTGATGCCTGGAAAAAAATATGCGCCAAACACTAATTTAAATGGTGAAGAAAGAGCTTTAGTTGTAACAGGTGAAATGGAATCGGTAATGCCGATGGATATTTATCCAATGCAATTATTAAAAGCTTGTTTGGCTAGCGATATCGATAAAATGGAAAGCTTAGGAATTTACGAAGTAGCTCCAGAAGATTTTGCTTTAATTGATTATACTAACACATCTAAATTAGAAGCTCAAGAAATAATTCGTGGTGCTCTTGATTTAATGATAAAAGAAGTAGGATAA
- a CDS encoding NADH:ubiquinone reductase (Na(+)-transporting) subunit B: MKFLRDKIDQIKKPFEKGQKFEKFAPAINALDTFLYVPNHTTKHGAHIRDAVDLKRTMITVVLALIPALIFGIYNAGYQHFIQIEGSDMSFGNLFIHGLWKILPMIVVSYAVGLGIEFFFAIKRGHEVNEGYLVSGLLIPMVMPVDLPLWMLAISVAFAVVIGKEAFGGTGMNIFNPALLARAFAFFAYPTFMSGDKIWVSDASTIDGVSGETILGSLAQGKDVAYSTMEMFLGFIPGSVGETSVLAILIGAFILIATGVGSWKIMVSGVIGAALTAMMFNAVGLTALMNFDWMNHLVVGGFAFGIVFMATDPVSAAQTEKGKIIYGLLIGFFSIMIRVFNPAYPEGVMLAILLMNTLAPTIDYFVVNGNITKRKRRLAKSKQLKSA, encoded by the coding sequence ATGAAGTTTTTAAGAGATAAAATAGACCAAATTAAAAAGCCTTTTGAGAAAGGGCAAAAATTTGAAAAATTTGCTCCAGCAATTAATGCATTAGATACGTTTTTATATGTACCTAATCATACAACTAAACACGGAGCTCATATTAGAGATGCTGTTGATTTAAAGAGAACTATGATTACAGTAGTTCTTGCGTTAATCCCAGCATTAATTTTCGGTATTTACAACGCTGGATATCAACACTTCATTCAAATTGAAGGATCTGATATGTCTTTTGGTAATTTATTTATCCATGGTTTATGGAAAATTTTACCAATGATTGTTGTTTCTTACGCAGTTGGATTAGGAATTGAATTCTTTTTTGCAATAAAAAGAGGACATGAAGTAAACGAAGGATACTTAGTATCTGGTTTATTAATTCCAATGGTTATGCCAGTTGATTTGCCTTTATGGATGCTTGCAATTTCTGTTGCTTTTGCTGTTGTAATTGGTAAAGAAGCTTTCGGAGGAACAGGAATGAATATTTTTAACCCTGCTTTACTAGCACGTGCTTTTGCATTCTTTGCTTATCCAACATTCATGTCGGGTGATAAAATTTGGGTTAGCGATGCTAGTACAATAGATGGAGTTTCTGGAGAAACAATCTTAGGTTCTTTAGCACAAGGTAAAGATGTTGCTTATTCAACAATGGAAATGTTTTTAGGATTTATTCCAGGATCTGTTGGTGAAACTTCGGTTTTAGCTATTCTTATTGGAGCATTTATTTTAATTGCAACAGGAGTTGGTAGTTGGAAAATCATGGTTTCTGGAGTTATTGGTGCAGCTTTAACAGCAATGATGTTCAATGCTGTTGGATTAACTGCTTTGATGAACTTTGACTGGATGAATCATTTAGTTGTAGGAGGTTTTGCTTTTGGTATTGTATTCATGGCAACAGATCCAGTTTCTGCTGCTCAAACTGAAAAAGGTAAAATCATCTATGGTTTATTAATAGGATTCTTTAGTATTATGATTAGAGTTTTCAATCCAGCTTATCCAGAAGGAGTAATGTTGGCAATCTTATTAATGAATACTTTAGCGCCAACTATTGATTATTTCGTAGTTAATGGAAACATTACTAAGAGAAAGAGAAGATTGGCTAAGTCTAAACAATTAAAATCTGCATAG
- the nqrC gene encoding NADH:ubiquinone reductase (Na(+)-transporting) subunit C, with amino-acid sequence MNRESNGYTFLFATVMVVLVASALAFAATALKPDQQANIKKEKMQYILKSFGVAVERDASEEAYKKHIISEIVFDENGNEISKDAFIVDIAKEKGKFPIFNAEKDGKKFYVIPVRGMGLWDAIWGYVSIDENLKVDGIVFDHKGETPGLGGEITQDYFQNSFKGESVFDANGNLQGLKVVKGYTGKDNKDDGEVDAISGATLTGNGVTEMLVRGLKPYEKYLKSNKK; translated from the coding sequence ATGAATAGAGAAAGTAACGGATATACATTTTTGTTTGCGACTGTAATGGTAGTGTTAGTAGCTTCTGCATTAGCATTTGCTGCAACAGCTTTAAAGCCAGATCAACAAGCAAACATTAAGAAAGAGAAAATGCAGTACATTCTAAAATCGTTTGGAGTAGCTGTAGAAAGAGATGCCTCTGAAGAAGCATATAAAAAACATATCATTAGTGAAATTGTTTTTGATGAAAATGGAAACGAAATAAGCAAAGATGCTTTTATTGTTGATATTGCTAAAGAAAAAGGTAAATTCCCAATTTTTAACGCTGAAAAAGACGGTAAAAAATTCTATGTTATTCCTGTAAGAGGAATGGGATTATGGGATGCTATCTGGGGATATGTTTCAATAGATGAAAACTTAAAAGTAGATGGTATTGTATTTGACCACAAAGGAGAAACTCCAGGTTTAGGTGGTGAAATTACTCAGGATTACTTCCAAAACAGTTTCAAAGGTGAAAGTGTTTTTGATGCTAACGGAAACTTACAAGGTTTAAAAGTAGTTAAAGGATATACTGGTAAAGACAACAAAGATGATGGTGAAGTTGATGCTATTTCTGGTGCTACTTTAACTGGTAATGGTGTGACTGAAATGTTAGTTAGAGGTCTAAAACCATATGAAAAATATTTAAAATCTAATAAAAAATAA
- a CDS encoding NADH:ubiquinone reductase (Na(+)-transporting) subunit D has protein sequence MADNNKEGLFSKSNIKLITNPFNDDNPVTVQVLGICSALAVTVQMKNAFVMALSVTAVVALSNVIVSLIRNLIPARIRIIVQLVIVAALVILVDQVLKAYAYDVSKQLSVFVGLIITNCIVMGRLEAFALGNGPWKSFLDGIGNGLGYGIILMIVAFFRELFGSGKIFGIEILGNAVDKTGAYAHGYVNNGFMLLAPMALVTVGVIIWVQRGINKKLIEKK, from the coding sequence ATGGCAGATAACAATAAAGAAGGATTATTTTCAAAAAGTAATATTAAGTTAATTACGAATCCATTTAATGACGATAACCCAGTAACAGTTCAAGTATTAGGTATTTGTTCGGCTTTAGCGGTTACAGTTCAAATGAAAAATGCCTTTGTAATGGCACTTTCTGTAACAGCTGTAGTAGCATTGAGTAATGTTATTGTTTCATTAATTAGAAACTTAATTCCTGCTCGTATTCGTATTATAGTGCAGTTAGTAATTGTAGCAGCATTGGTAATTTTAGTTGACCAAGTATTGAAAGCTTATGCTTATGATGTAAGTAAGCAATTATCGGTATTCGTAGGATTAATTATCACCAACTGTATTGTAATGGGACGTTTAGAAGCGTTTGCATTAGGTAACGGACCGTGGAAATCTTTCCTTGACGGTATTGGTAATGGTTTAGGTTACGGAATCATTTTAATGATTGTTGCATTTTTTAGAGAATTATTTGGTTCTGGAAAAATTTTCGGAATTGAAATTTTAGGAAATGCAGTAGATAAAACAGGAGCTTATGCTCATGGATATGTAAACAATGGTTTTATGTTATTGGCACCAATGGCTTTGGTTACTGTAGGAGTTATCATTTGGGTACAAAGAGGTATTAATAAAAAATTAATTGAGAAAAAATAA
- the nqrE gene encoding NADH:ubiquinone reductase (Na(+)-transporting) subunit E, which translates to MFEYINIFLKSMFIDNMVFAYFLGMCSYLAVSKKVSTAIGLGIAVTFVLVISAPLNYLIYKYVLEAGALSWLDPSLKDMDLSFLNLIIFIAVVATLVQLVEMIVEKFSPSLYNSLGIFLPLIAVNCAILGGSLFMQLRVDTGTYQNIGHVITFALSSGIGWLIAIVALAAIREKMEYSNVLAPLRGLGITFILTGLMAVGFMSFGGIDINLLNKKPEAKLETPAPAVVETPVIDSTQMDVDSVKIDSIKVDSTQIVK; encoded by the coding sequence ATGTTTGAATATATCAATATATTTTTAAAATCCATGTTTATTGATAACATGGTGTTTGCATACTTCTTAGGAATGTGTTCATACCTAGCGGTTTCTAAAAAGGTATCAACTGCTATTGGATTAGGTATTGCTGTAACATTTGTATTAGTGATTTCTGCACCTTTAAATTATTTAATTTATAAATATGTGTTAGAAGCAGGAGCTTTAAGTTGGTTAGATCCATCATTAAAAGATATGGATTTGAGTTTCTTAAATCTTATCATTTTTATCGCAGTTGTTGCAACATTAGTACAATTAGTAGAAATGATTGTGGAGAAATTCTCTCCATCATTATATAATTCATTAGGTATTTTCTTACCTCTTATTGCAGTAAACTGTGCTATCTTAGGAGGTTCGTTATTCATGCAATTACGTGTAGATACTGGAACATATCAAAATATTGGACACGTAATCACTTTTGCATTATCGTCTGGTATTGGATGGTTAATTGCGATTGTTGCTTTAGCAGCTATTCGTGAAAAAATGGAATATTCTAATGTATTAGCTCCTTTAAGAGGTTTAGGTATTACTTTTATTTTAACAGGTTTAATGGCTGTTGGTTTTATGAGTTTTGGTGGTATCGATATTAACTTATTGAATAAAAAACCAGAAGCTAAATTAGAAACTCCAGCTCCTGCAGTTGTAGAAACTCCTGTGATTGATTCAACTCAAATGGACGTAGATTCAGTTAAAATAGATTCAATTAAGGTAGATTCAACTCAAATAGTTAAATAA